A portion of the Candidatus Manganitrophaceae bacterium genome contains these proteins:
- a CDS encoding outer membrane protein assembly factor, whose product MKTGKTDPNRRSFRWDLLFLTALALLINLTVLLSASAKEKKERVDVEIEGVRKGLLENIHAYLSLEHPPSPPTEEAVRRLYDQAPDEIRKALQALGYYRPTIHSELTETDSGWRARFDIDPGSPVRIKQIDLEILGEGAEDPAFEEAEKKLPLHEGDQLDHGDYEKVKATLQNLAAERGYFDAAFTTHRIDVNLEENSADIVLHYDTGPRYRLGRVRFKQEKEEFSIHLLDRFVLFEPGTPYHTNRLLELNGALSGSDYFNTVEIRPLQEEKEDLLVPLEVTVSPRKQYQLSAGIGYGTDTGPRVSFGWEDRYINPWGHRFRAETELSVLRKSVSATYEVPRSYPPTDKLKFQIGLLQERTEIAENKRGLVGVSRSKGRSNGWIETIFLNYQYETFRISDQNGISHLVLPGITWTRTRSNDPVYPTQGHRLTFLIEGTDRALGSDVRMVQGQIHAKYIYPLGNRQRLLFRSELGATSVSNFNELPVSLRFFAGGDLSVRGYRYNVLGPKNDLGDVIGGRYLMIGSVEYDHRIKQSFAAAVFYDLGNAINHFDDPLKESVGVGLRWFSPVGPIRIDVAYALREPGISLRLHVNMGPDL is encoded by the coding sequence TTGAAGACCGGCAAAACAGACCCAAATCGACGCTCCTTCAGGTGGGATCTCCTCTTCCTCACCGCTCTTGCTCTCCTCATCAATCTCACCGTGCTTCTCTCGGCCTCGGCGAAAGAGAAAAAAGAGCGGGTCGATGTTGAAATCGAAGGGGTCCGGAAAGGGTTGTTGGAAAACATCCACGCCTACCTCAGCCTGGAGCATCCTCCCTCCCCGCCGACCGAAGAGGCGGTCCGCCGGCTTTATGACCAGGCGCCCGACGAAATAAGAAAAGCGCTCCAAGCCCTCGGCTATTATCGACCGACGATTCACTCGGAGCTGACCGAGACCGATTCAGGCTGGCGGGCCCGATTTGACATTGATCCCGGATCTCCGGTGCGGATCAAACAGATTGATCTGGAGATTCTGGGGGAGGGGGCCGAAGATCCGGCCTTTGAGGAGGCGGAGAAAAAACTTCCCCTTCACGAAGGAGATCAGCTCGACCATGGGGACTATGAAAAGGTCAAGGCAACGCTTCAGAATCTCGCTGCCGAGCGAGGCTACTTCGACGCCGCGTTTACGACCCATCGGATCGATGTCAATCTGGAAGAAAACAGCGCCGACATTGTGCTTCACTACGACACCGGGCCGCGATATCGATTGGGCCGGGTCCGCTTCAAGCAGGAGAAAGAGGAGTTCAGCATCCATCTTCTAGACCGCTTCGTTCTGTTCGAACCGGGAACCCCCTACCACACCAACCGCCTTCTGGAGCTCAACGGTGCGCTGAGCGGGAGCGACTATTTCAACACCGTGGAGATCCGTCCCCTTCAGGAGGAAAAAGAGGACCTCTTGGTCCCCCTCGAGGTGACGGTCTCCCCCCGAAAACAGTACCAGCTCTCGGCGGGGATCGGGTATGGGACCGATACCGGGCCGCGGGTCAGTTTCGGCTGGGAAGATCGCTACATCAACCCGTGGGGACACCGATTCCGCGCCGAGACGGAGCTCTCGGTCCTTCGAAAGAGCGTCAGCGCGACCTACGAGGTCCCGCGCTCCTATCCGCCGACCGACAAACTCAAATTCCAAATTGGCCTTCTGCAGGAGCGGACCGAAATCGCGGAGAACAAAAGAGGGCTCGTCGGCGTCAGCCGGAGCAAGGGCCGGTCAAACGGGTGGATTGAAACGATCTTTTTAAACTATCAATATGAGACCTTTCGGATCAGCGACCAGAACGGAATCTCCCATCTGGTCCTCCCCGGCATCACCTGGACGCGGACCCGCTCGAACGATCCGGTCTATCCGACGCAGGGCCACCGGCTCACCTTTTTGATCGAGGGGACCGACCGGGCGCTCGGCTCCGACGTCCGAATGGTGCAAGGCCAAATTCATGCGAAATACATCTATCCGCTCGGCAACCGGCAGCGACTTCTCTTCCGGAGCGAGCTGGGGGCGACGAGTGTCTCCAATTTTAACGAGCTGCCGGTCTCTCTTCGGTTTTTCGCCGGCGGCGATTTGAGCGTCCGAGGATATCGCTATAATGTTTTGGGCCCCAAAAACGACCTCGGCGATGTCATTGGAGGACGCTATCTGATGATCGGGAGTGTTGAATATGATCATCGAATCAAGCAGAGCTTTGCCGCCGCCGTTTTTTATGATCTCGGCAATGCGATCAACCACTTCGACGATCCATTGAAGGAGAGCGTCGGGGTCGGCCTCCGCTGGTTCTCCCCGGTCGGGCCGATCCGGATCGATGTCGCTTATGCCCTCCGCGAGCCGGGAATCTCACTTAGATTGCATGTCAACATGGGGCCCGACCTATGA
- a CDS encoding MarR family transcriptional regulator, whose translation MKDPGDEPFLKVLRPLVETYFAFVGKDQPHIRSLGLTLSQFDVIATLGDTKGLTCKQLSEKTLVTKGTLTGVLDRLEAKGLVERVPSQEDRRVTIIRLTSKGEKKFREAFPNHICYLKPYFERALSTAEMKTLRELLLRLKESFERDEMKSTTKKEG comes from the coding sequence ATGAAAGATCCGGGAGATGAGCCGTTCTTAAAGGTGCTCCGTCCGCTGGTGGAGACTTACTTTGCCTTTGTCGGAAAAGACCAGCCGCACATCCGTTCGCTCGGATTGACCCTCTCGCAATTCGATGTCATTGCAACCTTGGGGGATACAAAGGGGTTGACTTGCAAACAGCTCTCGGAGAAAACGTTGGTCACCAAGGGAACGTTGACCGGCGTTCTTGATCGTCTGGAGGCGAAGGGGCTGGTGGAGCGGGTGCCGTCCCAAGAAGACCGGCGGGTCACGATCATCCGGCTGACCTCCAAAGGGGAGAAAAAGTTTCGAGAGGCCTTTCCAAATCATATTTGTTATCTCAAGCCCTATTTTGAGAGGGCGCTCAGCACCGCCGAAATGAAAACGCTCCGGGAGCTCCTGCTTCGTCTGAAGGAGAGCTTCGAGCGGGACGAAATGAAATCAACCACAAAAAAGGAGGGATGA
- a CDS encoding rhodanese-like domain-containing protein: MATQVKVNDPAKAKEYFAAKMTFTTGPIELERAIRANEVNVVDVRAADDYAEGHLPGAVNLPKDRWQTLEGLRKDKTNVLYCYSQVCHLAAAAAVEFADKGFPVMEMEGGFRAWKEHELDIEK, encoded by the coding sequence ATGGCCACCCAAGTAAAGGTAAACGATCCGGCAAAAGCAAAAGAGTATTTCGCGGCCAAAATGACCTTCACCACCGGCCCGATAGAGTTGGAGCGGGCGATTCGGGCCAACGAGGTGAACGTCGTCGACGTTCGCGCCGCGGATGATTACGCGGAAGGACACCTTCCCGGCGCCGTCAATCTGCCGAAGGACCGTTGGCAAACGCTGGAAGGTCTAAGAAAAGATAAAACGAACGTCCTCTACTGCTACTCGCAGGTCTGCCATCTCGCCGCGGCCGCCGCGGTGGAATTCGCCGACAAAGGGTTTCCGGTGATGGAGATGGAAGGGGGCTTCCGCGCCTGGAAAGAACACGAGCTCGATATCGAGAAATAA
- a CDS encoding DoxX family protein has protein sequence MKALFQTDDAWSSLILRVMMGLIILPHGAQKLLGWFGGFGFSGTMGFFTEKMGIPWIIALLIILGESIGGLLLISGFLTRFAALSLAVIMAGAIGLVHWPAGFFMNWLGQQPGEGYEYHLLVIAICAALVFAGGGRWSIDREIAAKA, from the coding sequence ATGAAAGCGCTGTTTCAGACGGACGATGCTTGGTCGAGCCTGATTCTTCGGGTCATGATGGGATTGATTATTTTACCGCACGGAGCGCAGAAGCTCCTCGGCTGGTTCGGCGGTTTCGGCTTTTCGGGGACGATGGGGTTTTTCACCGAGAAGATGGGGATCCCCTGGATCATCGCTCTCCTGATCATCCTGGGAGAGTCGATCGGCGGGCTCTTGCTCATCTCCGGATTCCTGACCCGCTTCGCGGCGCTCAGCCTGGCAGTCATCATGGCCGGCGCCATCGGGCTCGTTCACTGGCCGGCCGGATTTTTCATGAACTGGCTCGGCCAGCAGCCGGGCGAGGGATATGAATACCATCTCCTGGTGATCGCCATCTGTGCCGCGTTGGTTTTCGCCGGCGGCGGGCGCTGGTCGATCGATCGAGAGATTGCAGCAAAGGCCTGA
- a CDS encoding NAD-dependent succinate-semialdehyde dehydrogenase has protein sequence MAIATINPATGEKLKSFEPLNDRQIDEKIQRAAEMFHPYRRSSFKERAGWMVQAAQILETEKERFARLMTLEMGKPIKAAVAEAVKCASACRYYAEHAERFLADIDVKTEARRSFIHFQPLGPVLAVMPWNFPFWQLFRFAAPALMAGNVAVLKHASNVPQCALAIEEIFRRAGFPEGVFQTLLIGSGQVARVIDDPRIRAATLTGSVGAGRAVGGEAGRQIKKTVLELGGSDPFIVMPSADLDQAIQAAVAARIVNNGQSCIAAKRFIVAEEIADLFERRFIEALGRLQIGDPMDEKTDLGPLALSDLVDTLDEQVRKSAAVGARIALGGAPLDRSGNYYAPTLLADIPPEAPAYHEELFGPVASLFRVPDLEQAIVLANATDFGLGSSVWTNRPEEQARFIDELDAGMVFVNEMVASDPRLPFGGVKQSGYGRELSEAGIREFVNIKTVSIQSGPGARQSATE, from the coding sequence ATGGCGATCGCGACGATCAACCCGGCCACCGGTGAAAAACTCAAATCATTCGAGCCGTTGAACGATCGGCAAATCGACGAAAAAATTCAGCGCGCCGCCGAGATGTTCCACCCCTACCGTCGGAGCTCTTTTAAAGAGCGGGCCGGCTGGATGGTTCAAGCGGCGCAGATTCTAGAGACCGAGAAGGAGCGCTTTGCCCGCCTGATGACGCTCGAAATGGGAAAGCCGATTAAGGCGGCTGTGGCGGAGGCGGTGAAGTGCGCATCGGCCTGCCGCTATTATGCCGAGCACGCCGAACGGTTCCTCGCCGACATCGACGTGAAGACCGAGGCCCGCCGAAGCTTTATCCACTTCCAACCGCTCGGGCCGGTTCTTGCGGTGATGCCGTGGAACTTCCCCTTCTGGCAGCTCTTCCGGTTCGCCGCGCCGGCGCTGATGGCCGGCAACGTCGCGGTGCTGAAACATGCCTCGAATGTGCCGCAGTGCGCGCTCGCGATCGAAGAGATCTTTCGGCGCGCCGGATTTCCCGAGGGGGTCTTCCAGACGCTGTTGATTGGATCGGGCCAGGTGGCGCGGGTGATCGACGATCCGCGCATCCGCGCCGCGACGTTGACCGGAAGCGTCGGCGCCGGCCGGGCGGTCGGAGGAGAAGCGGGAAGACAGATTAAAAAGACGGTGTTGGAGCTGGGAGGGAGCGATCCCTTTATTGTGATGCCGAGCGCCGACCTCGATCAGGCGATTCAGGCTGCGGTCGCGGCGCGGATCGTCAACAACGGCCAGTCGTGCATCGCCGCAAAGCGGTTTATCGTAGCGGAGGAGATTGCCGATCTTTTTGAGCGGCGTTTTATCGAGGCGCTGGGACGCCTGCAGATCGGCGATCCGATGGACGAGAAGACCGATCTCGGCCCGCTCGCTCTGAGCGACCTCGTCGATACATTGGACGAGCAGGTCCGGAAGTCGGCGGCGGTCGGTGCGCGGATCGCACTGGGAGGAGCGCCACTCGATCGCTCAGGAAATTACTATGCCCCGACCCTCCTCGCCGATATCCCGCCGGAGGCGCCGGCCTATCATGAGGAGCTCTTCGGCCCGGTCGCCTCCCTCTTTCGCGTCCCCGATCTGGAGCAGGCGATCGTCCTTGCGAATGCGACCGACTTCGGTCTGGGAAGCAGCGTCTGGACGAACCGCCCGGAGGAGCAGGCCCGCTTCATCGACGAACTCGACGCCGGGATGGTCTTTGTCAATGAAATGGTCGCCTCCGACCCCCGCCTCCCTTTCGGCGGGGTGAAGCAGTCGGGTTACGGACGCGAGCTGAGCGAGGCCGGCATCCGGGAATTCGTCAACATTAAAACGGTATCGATCCAGAGCGGACCCGGCGCGCGGCAGAGCGCGACCGAGTGA
- a CDS encoding AMP-binding protein, whose translation MATQRSTDLKLLVEQKVLGVLREFLGEMGMDRAGRALSPDASLDRDLGLGSLERVELLLRIEKAFAVKIPEQLIAEARTVRDLAAAVLQAESPDRPVSSAPLPVLSEATPPPASAATLMEVLLIRAQREPDRPHLYLPQESGEEEALTYRQLLTSAGTIAQGLLEKGLRRGDPVAVMLPTGIDFFSTFFGVLLAGGIPVPLYPPYRIDQIEEYARRQVAILRKAEARFLITSNQVEGLARLLSPLVPSLSGILNAGAFAPSTDAPPAPALQADDPGLIQFTSGSTGTPKGVLLAHRNILANIRAIGAAAEIGPTDVGVSWLPLYHDMGLIGSWLCCLYYGIPITILSPLTFLTRPERWLWAIHYHRGTLSAAPNFAYELCVRKIDPRAIDGLDLSSWRVAFNGAEPINPDTLARFTERFSSYGFRKETFFPVYGMAESSVALTFPKVGRPPRIDVIARETFERMRRAEPASPSEKTPLRFVSCGVPLPGHAVRIVDAEGAEVGERQEGSLQFRGPSTMVGYYRDLEATAATFVDGWCDSGDLAYRADGELFITGRRKDIIIKAGRNLYPQEVEGVVGEIPGIRRGCVAAFGAPDPEIGTERLAVVAETREEDEAAKERLIGEIIEKVAAATDVRPDHVLLVPPGTLPKTSSGKLRRSTLRDAYLKGEVVRRRDAPLLQITRLWMAGASIRLKRSAGTAGQLLYAGYIGLLLLLTLVPTWLAMSVLPGGRIAAALARRWSRLFLALAGCRLTVDGSEHLAAGPQLFVANHASYLDAVVMMAALPPRFLFMAKQELTRMPIVRTFIKKVGHLTVDRLDPAEGTGSLRRMEAALRGGHSLLVFPEATFSKVRGIRPFRLGAFKLAVQNGIPICPVAIRGSREILWPGRRLPRPGRLQTIIGRPIAPKGKEWREVIRLKEEVKLEISRQAGEPAIDLVAAEIAPE comes from the coding sequence ATGGCGACGCAGCGCTCAACCGATCTGAAATTGTTAGTGGAACAGAAAGTGCTGGGGGTTTTGCGCGAGTTCCTCGGCGAGATGGGGATGGATCGCGCAGGACGAGCGCTCTCTCCGGATGCTTCCCTCGACCGGGATCTCGGCCTCGGAAGCCTCGAGCGGGTGGAGCTTCTCCTTCGGATCGAGAAGGCCTTCGCCGTTAAAATCCCGGAGCAGCTGATCGCCGAAGCGAGGACGGTGCGCGATCTTGCCGCCGCGGTCCTGCAGGCCGAATCGCCGGACCGTCCCGTCTCATCGGCGCCGCTTCCGGTGCTCAGCGAGGCGACCCCCCCGCCGGCCTCCGCCGCCACGTTGATGGAAGTGCTCCTGATCCGTGCGCAACGAGAGCCGGACCGTCCCCATCTTTATCTGCCGCAAGAGAGTGGAGAGGAGGAGGCGCTGACCTATCGGCAGCTCCTCACGTCGGCCGGGACGATCGCACAGGGTCTGCTGGAAAAGGGATTGAGACGGGGCGATCCGGTGGCGGTGATGCTCCCGACCGGAATTGATTTCTTCTCGACCTTCTTCGGGGTTCTCTTGGCCGGCGGGATTCCGGTGCCGCTCTATCCCCCCTATCGGATCGATCAGATCGAGGAGTATGCCCGTCGGCAGGTGGCGATCCTTCGGAAAGCGGAGGCCCGTTTTTTAATCACCTCGAACCAAGTGGAAGGGCTCGCCCGACTTCTCTCCCCTCTCGTCCCCAGCCTCAGCGGCATCCTCAACGCCGGCGCGTTCGCGCCGTCCACCGACGCGCCGCCGGCGCCGGCGCTTCAGGCCGACGACCCCGGGCTGATCCAGTTTACCTCGGGGAGCACCGGAACCCCCAAAGGGGTCTTGCTGGCGCATCGGAATATCTTGGCAAACATCCGGGCGATCGGCGCGGCGGCAGAGATCGGTCCGACCGACGTCGGCGTCAGCTGGCTGCCGCTCTATCATGACATGGGGCTGATCGGATCGTGGCTCTGCTGTCTTTATTATGGGATTCCGATCACGATCCTCTCCCCGCTGACCTTCCTCACCCGACCGGAGCGGTGGCTCTGGGCGATCCACTATCACCGCGGGACCCTCTCCGCCGCGCCGAACTTTGCGTACGAGCTTTGCGTCCGGAAGATCGACCCGCGGGCGATCGACGGGCTGGACCTCAGCTCCTGGCGGGTCGCCTTCAACGGCGCCGAGCCGATCAATCCCGACACCCTCGCGCGGTTCACCGAGCGCTTCTCCTCCTACGGTTTTCGAAAGGAGACCTTCTTCCCGGTCTACGGAATGGCCGAGTCCTCGGTCGCCCTCACCTTTCCGAAGGTCGGCCGGCCGCCTAGAATAGACGTCATCGCGCGCGAGACCTTTGAGCGGATGCGTCGCGCCGAGCCGGCGTCCCCTTCGGAGAAGACCCCCCTTCGGTTTGTCTCCTGCGGCGTCCCGCTCCCCGGCCACGCGGTCCGGATCGTCGATGCGGAGGGGGCCGAAGTCGGCGAACGGCAGGAGGGATCGCTCCAGTTTCGCGGCCCCTCGACGATGGTCGGATATTACCGCGATCTTGAGGCGACAGCGGCGACCTTTGTTGACGGTTGGTGCGATTCGGGCGACCTCGCCTACCGGGCCGACGGCGAGCTCTTCATCACCGGCCGGCGCAAAGACATCATCATCAAAGCGGGCCGAAACCTCTACCCCCAAGAGGTGGAGGGGGTCGTCGGAGAGATCCCGGGAATTCGAAGGGGATGTGTGGCGGCGTTCGGCGCCCCCGATCCGGAGATCGGCACCGAGCGGCTGGCCGTCGTCGCCGAGACCCGGGAAGAAGACGAAGCGGCCAAAGAACGGCTGATCGGCGAGATCATCGAAAAGGTCGCCGCGGCGACCGATGTTCGTCCCGACCATGTGCTGCTGGTCCCGCCGGGAACCCTTCCGAAAACATCGAGCGGAAAGCTCCGCCGTTCGACGCTTCGGGACGCTTACCTCAAAGGAGAGGTCGTCCGCCGGCGCGACGCCCCGCTGCTTCAAATCACCCGATTATGGATGGCCGGCGCCTCGATCCGGCTGAAGCGATCGGCCGGAACGGCCGGGCAGCTCCTTTACGCAGGCTATATCGGCCTCCTTCTCCTCTTGACCCTCGTCCCGACCTGGCTGGCAATGTCGGTATTGCCGGGGGGCCGGATCGCCGCCGCTCTCGCCCGACGTTGGTCCCGTCTTTTTCTCGCGCTCGCCGGCTGCCGATTGACGGTCGATGGAAGCGAGCATCTGGCCGCCGGCCCGCAGCTCTTCGTCGCAAACCATGCGAGCTATCTCGATGCGGTCGTCATGATGGCGGCGCTGCCGCCCCGATTTCTCTTCATGGCGAAACAAGAGCTCACCCGGATGCCGATCGTCCGGACCTTTATTAAAAAAGTGGGGCATCTCACCGTCGACCGGCTCGATCCGGCAGAGGGGACCGGGAGCTTGCGGCGGATGGAAGCGGCGCTCCGGGGCGGCCACTCCTTGTTGGTCTTTCCCGAAGCGACCTTTTCCAAAGTCAGGGGGATTCGTCCTTTTCGCCTCGGCGCCTTCAAGCTCGCCGTCCAGAACGGGATTCCGATCTGTCCGGTTGCGATTCGGGGGAGCCGGGAGATCCTTTGGCCCGGCCGCCGGCTTCCGAGACCCGGTCGACTCCAGACCATCATCGGCCGGCCGATCGCTCCGAAAGGGAAAGAATGGCGGGAGGTGATCCGTCTGAAAGAGGAGGTGAAGCTGGAGATCAGCCGACAGGCGGGCGAGCCGGCGATCGACCTGGTGGCGGCGGAGATCGCGCCGGAGTAA
- a CDS encoding SDR family NAD(P)-dependent oxidoreductase has product MSHLKGQVALITGGSSGIGYAIAAALVAEGMAVGLSARHPKELQEAAARLEKEGGTVFALPTDVSQQDQVARFVAEGVRRHGRIDLLVNNAGIGKSGRIESFSEADWDQIQAVNLKGAFLCTQAVLPVMKRQRSGYIVNLSSLAGKQGAGGMAAYSASKFGLIGFTESLLEEAIEYHIRATAICPGYVATPMVAGVSVPPEEMIPPEDIGKLVVGLLHLSPVTVIKEIVVRRRGAID; this is encoded by the coding sequence ATGTCGCATCTGAAAGGTCAGGTGGCATTGATCACCGGAGGAAGCAGCGGGATCGGTTATGCGATCGCCGCCGCCTTGGTCGCGGAAGGAATGGCGGTCGGCCTCTCGGCGCGACATCCAAAGGAGCTCCAGGAGGCGGCGGCCCGGCTTGAGAAAGAGGGGGGGACGGTCTTCGCCCTCCCGACCGACGTCTCGCAACAGGATCAGGTCGCGCGTTTTGTCGCCGAAGGGGTCCGGCGTCATGGCCGTATCGACCTGCTGGTCAACAACGCCGGGATCGGCAAGTCGGGACGAATCGAGAGCTTCAGCGAGGCCGACTGGGATCAGATTCAAGCGGTCAATCTGAAGGGGGCCTTCCTCTGCACCCAGGCAGTCTTGCCGGTAATGAAGCGACAGCGCTCGGGATATATCGTTAACCTCTCCTCGCTGGCCGGCAAACAAGGGGCGGGAGGGATGGCCGCCTACTCGGCTTCGAAATTCGGTCTGATCGGATTCACCGAGAGCCTGCTGGAAGAAGCGATCGAATACCATATCCGGGCGACCGCGATCTGTCCCGGCTATGTCGCCACCCCGATGGTCGCGGGGGTCTCGGTCCCGCCGGAGGAGATGATCCCTCCGGAGGATATCGGGAAACTGGTCGTCGGCCTGCTTCACCTCTCTCCGGTGACCGTCATCAAGGAGATCGTCGTCCGGCGCCGCGGAGCGATCGACTAG
- the udp gene encoding uridine phosphorylase translates to MPKVYHLDLSRNMLKGAKLALLPGDPFRVPKIAAQIEARGGGKAVELAWKREFRSFLGEVNGEPILITSTGIGGPSTSIAIEELAKLGVRTFLRVGTTGAIQPGMEIGDLVVTTASVRLDGASTHYAPIEYPAVSHPEVLLALIEAAGRHEEEGIRTHVGITASSDTFYAGEERTDGFSHYLLRRLRGLTDELQRLQVLNFEMESATLLTMCAALGLRAGVVTGVVNRRRKRGEDKITPERLRAGEENVIRVALTAVEILLTLG, encoded by the coding sequence ATGCCGAAGGTCTACCACCTCGATCTCTCACGAAACATGCTGAAGGGGGCGAAGCTGGCGCTCCTCCCGGGCGATCCCTTCCGGGTTCCGAAGATCGCCGCGCAGATCGAAGCGCGGGGGGGCGGGAAAGCGGTCGAGCTTGCTTGGAAGCGGGAGTTCCGCAGCTTTCTGGGGGAGGTGAATGGAGAACCGATCCTCATCACCTCGACCGGGATCGGCGGGCCGTCGACCTCGATCGCCATTGAAGAGCTCGCCAAGCTCGGCGTCCGGACCTTCCTCCGTGTCGGGACGACCGGCGCCATCCAGCCGGGGATGGAGATCGGCGACCTCGTCGTCACAACCGCATCGGTCCGGCTGGACGGCGCCTCGACCCACTACGCGCCGATCGAATATCCGGCGGTCTCCCACCCCGAGGTCCTCCTTGCCTTGATTGAAGCGGCCGGACGGCACGAGGAGGAGGGGATTCGGACCCATGTCGGCATCACCGCCTCTTCCGACACCTTTTATGCCGGCGAGGAGCGGACCGACGGCTTTTCCCACTACCTTCTCCGGCGCCTGCGCGGACTGACCGATGAGCTGCAGCGGCTGCAGGTCCTCAACTTCGAGATGGAGTCGGCGACCCTCTTAACAATGTGCGCCGCCCTCGGGCTTCGCGCGGGGGTGGTCACCGGGGTCGTCAACCGCCGGCGGAAGCGGGGCGAAGACAAAATCACGCCGGAGCGGCTCCGCGCCGGAGAGGAGAATGTCATCCGGGTGGCGTTGACCGCGGTGGAGATCTTGTTAACGCTCGGATAA
- a CDS encoding PAS domain-containing protein: MILDLLETVVTSLDELFDWMMPVKQEGDVIQHDERRRRYRSLAEAMPIIVWTARPDGPIDHINKQWRNYTGRTFEQSEGWRWMAAVHPEDLQNCLNHLTQAIRVGKRCYLECRLRKNDGDYRWHRIEVVPEKNLKGELMGWFGTAIDINDQKRPKAGAEKVEEEVKVSPDAVRSNACSPFHP, from the coding sequence ATGATACTCGATCTCCTTGAAACCGTTGTGACTAGCTTGGATGAACTCTTCGACTGGATGATGCCGGTCAAGCAGGAGGGGGACGTCATTCAGCACGATGAGCGGCGGCGGCGTTATCGCAGCTTGGCCGAGGCGATGCCGATTATCGTCTGGACCGCCCGTCCCGACGGGCCGATCGATCACATTAATAAGCAGTGGCGCAATTACACCGGCCGGACTTTCGAGCAAAGCGAGGGATGGCGGTGGATGGCGGCGGTCCACCCGGAAGACCTTCAAAACTGCCTCAACCATCTCACCCAGGCGATTCGGGTCGGCAAGCGCTGTTATCTCGAATGCCGTCTCAGAAAAAACGACGGAGACTACCGCTGGCATCGAATCGAAGTGGTCCCGGAGAAGAACCTGAAAGGGGAGCTGATGGGTTGGTTTGGAACCGCCATCGATATTAATGATCAAAAACGGCCGAAGGCCGGGGCGGAAAAAGTGGAAGAAGAAGTAAAGGTCTCTCCCGACGCCGTCCGCTCCAACGCCTGCTCCCCGTTTCATCCATAG